Below is a window of Streptomyces spongiicola DNA.
CTGCGGCGATGCGGCGTGATGGCACGCAGTTGGCACGACTGGGATCGGCGCGGTGGCGGCCTCGGGGACGTACAGATAGGCGATCAGGTCGCGCGTCGGGATCTTGATCCTCCGGCCGAGCCGGAGGACGCGGGTCATCGTCCACTCTCCGCGCCGGATCATCGCGTACACGATGTCCGCGTCGACGCCGACGATTGCCGCAGCGGTCGGCACGTCCGTCGTCGGCCCCAGCGCTTCGATCGCCTCACGTGACCAGTGGACCGTCATCAGCCAGCCCCCGTCTCGACGACCTGCGAGTCGAGCCATGCCTCGACGTCAGAACGGCGGTAACGGACGGGGGCGGTGACGCTCACACCCAGCTTGATGAAGCGCGGACCTCGACGGTCTCGACGCATGTTCGCCAGCGTCTGGAGAGCCAGCTTCGTCGAGCTGCTCACCTCTTCCGGCGTGAGGAGCTCCTCGATTTCGGAATGGGGTTCAGCCGTAACCGGGCGCCCAGTGAAGCCAGTTTTGATGGCATATCGCTCATTCACAGCTTCATACTGGTACTCACCGTGGGCACTCGTCAAGAATCCCCAGACGCCGATACAGTCGCTTCATGCCCCATCCACGACCCGAACCCGAACATCCTGCTGCTACACCCTTCGCTCAGGCTCTCGGTGAACGCATCCGCCAGGCACGGGAAGCCGACCAGCGCACTGCGGACAACATCGCGCACAGCGCCCGCCGACTCGGGCTTACCTGGCACCGCACGACCGTCGGGGCCACCGAGCGCGGCGAGCGCGCCATCACCGCCACCGAGCTTCTGATGCTGCCGCTGCTGTACCGGCGCCCTCTTCGCACACTTCTGCCGGACCCGGACGCCGGAACCACCCGGCTTACCGCCGTGGCCGCCGTCGACAACGACGAGCTTCACAAGCTTCTGGAAGAAGATCACAAGCCGCGGCCGAAGGCGTGGCAGATCGACGACGCCCACTGGTGGGACGAACTCCGCGAGTTCGCGCACGCCATCGGTGGGCTGCTCGCCCCTTGGCCGACGTCCTCGCCCGACCCGGCGCTCATGGCCGCACCTGATGAAGCGGAGTCGAAGGCCGCCAAGCGGCTGGAGACGACCGCCCACTTCGTGGCCTACGGAGCGCGCGCCCTCTGGGGCCGGGGCCTGGCCGCAGAACGGGACGCCCGCCTCGCCGAACGCCCCGATGCACCCGACATGACTGCGCGGGCGCGGCAGGCGGCTCGCGGTCACATCACCCGCACCCTCATTGGGGAGCTGGAACCGCTGATCCGCGACTACAACCGCCAGCGTGCCGCCGAACCCACTGTGACTTTCCGTCCTGCAACTGACCGCCAGACCGACGAGGGGGAATGACGTGAAGCCCTATAAGGCGTGTAGCTGCCGAGCCCCGGAGACGAAGAAGCTCCTCGGCAAGAAGTGCCCGCAGCTCAGCAAGAAGAACCACGGTGCCTGGTATGCCCGGTACGAGGCGCCGCACAGCGCGGACGGGAAGCGCCGGCAGCCTCGCGTCGGCCCGTACGCGACGGAGAAGGAGTGCAAGGAAGGGCTGATCAAGGTTCTCGGCCGCGCCAGCAACCCGAAGGCGCACGAGCAGCGGAACACGACGTTCGGCGAGTACCTCGACCGCCGCCTCGCCTGGCGGGTGTCGGAGGCTGAGACCGGCGAGGGCCTGGCGAAGAAGACGCTCGACGCGGAGCGCGAGGCCATCGACCTGTACGGCAAGCCCGGCCTCGGGCACATCAAGGTCATCGACCTCACCGACGAGCACTTCCGTGAGCTGTACGCCGCCATGCGGAAGATCAACAAGGCGGAGGAGAAGGAGGACCGGACCGAGATCCTGCGGCGGCTCGTCGGCGCGCGGGCGACGAGGGATGGCCGGCGGATCCACTCCCGTCCGATCTCGGAGTCCCGGATCAAACGCGTGCACGCGGTGTTCCACGGCGCCCTGACCGACGCCGTGAAGGTGTCGAAGATCCGGCTGGACAACCCCGTGGAGGGGCTGTGGCGGTCAAAAGGCGGCAAGCGCAGCAAGGGCCGCGCGAAGCCGCTGCTGTGGTCGGCCGAGCGCGTCGAGGCGTGGGAGCGCACGGGCGTCGTCCCGGCCAAGGTGATGGTCTGGACGGCGACGCAGACCGGCAATTTCCTCGACTTCGCGGAGGCGTCCGAAGAGCGGCTGTACCCGGCGTTCCACCTGACCTCATACTATGGGCCGCGCCGGAGCGAGCTCGTCGGCGCGGAGGACCAGCACCTCAGCCTCGAACGCGGGTGGCTGCACATCCTCCAGGCGCAGGCTGACGACGAGCTCGACGACACCAAGACCGAGGCGGGTTGGCGGCAGGTTCCCCTCGACGAGGAGACCGTGCGCGTTCACCGGGCGTGGCGGAAGCGGAAGCTCGAAGAACGGTTGCAGTGGGGCGAAGCGTACGAGGACTCGGGCCGCGTCTACTGCTACGAGGACGGCAAGGCGCTCAAGCCCGCGTACCTCTCCAGCCGGTTCGGGATCCTGATCGAGCGGTACGGCAACATCCGGAAGAGGGTCGGCAAGGGCTGGCCGGTCGAGCGGATCGCCCGGAAGTACCGAACGACGGAGGCCGCCGTGGACGTCGCGCTGCGGATGGTGCTCCCGCCCGTCCGCTTCCACGACCTGAGGCACGGCGCGGCGACGATGCTGATCGCCGCCGGGGTCGACGACAAGTTCGTGAGCGAGGTCCTTGGGCACGCCTCCGTGGCGTTCACGAAGGACGTGTACGCGGTCGTAGCCGAGGAGATGGCGGCGGACGCCACGCGCCGGATCGCGGCGTTCATCCCGCGTGCCAGCAGGCCCGCGACTGTTGGTGCCATCAGCGTGCCATCTGGAGGCTGAAGATGGCTCTGAAAACGACTCAGGGAGCCCGGCCGGAATCAGCCGGACTCCCTGGTCAAGGGGCGGAGGCGGAGGGATTTGAACCCTCGATGGGCTTTAAGGCCCAAACCGCATTAGCAGTGCGGCGCCATAGACCGGACTAGGCGACGCCTCCAGCACACTCGCGGCGTCGCGAGTGGTGCGTGCAGATGATGACACAGCCGGGTGGGGTGTCACCAATCGCTTCCCACGGTACTAGGCACGCAGGCTCCTGGGCAAAGCCCCGCACACACCCCGATCGGCCCAGCCGGGATTGCGCAACGCCCCGGAGCGCGGAGCGTTAGAGATGCCGGGACGCCGTCCCCGAAGCGGGGCTCCGCCCCCAGACCTTCGCTTCCAGGAGTACGCATGCTGCGCCGCCTCGTCCTCACCGCCGCCGCGACGACGGCTTCGCTCGCCGCGTTGGCCGCCGCCGTACCGACCGCGGGTGCCGTCCGCGCCCCGATCCCGCTGCCGCTGCTCGATACCGGCCCGCGGGAACAGGACGGCCGGTCCGTGCCCGGCGACCGGCTCACCGTGACCACCGCGGAGACCGGCAACCCCCGGGCCGACGGTACGTACGAACTGACGTGCGGCAGCGAGAACGGCCCGGCGGGCGGCTCGCACCCCGAGGCGCGGGCCGCCTGCGATCGGCTGGCGGAGTTCGCGACGGAGCGGCGGGACCCGTTCCGTCCGGTCGACGGCGACGCCATGTGCACGATGCAGCACGGCGGCCCCGCCACCGCGCGGATCACCGGGACATGGCGCGGCCAGCGCGTCGACGCCAGGTTCGACCGCACGAACGGCTGCGAGATCCGCCGCTGGGAGACTCTGGAGCCGGTCCTCCCGACCGCCCGCCACGACGACGCCCGCACAACCCGCACAGCCCGCACAGCCCGGGCGTGACGCAGCCGGGTGGCGGACGATCACCTCGGCGGGCTGGCCCCCCATCCGGCTTCCGCCGGTCCGCACCGACCGGTCCGCACCGACCGGTCCGCACGGGTCCGCGCCGGTCCCCGCCAGGTCGTGTGCCGTCCGTTCGGAAACGTCTCTCGGGCGCCGGTGTGCGGGCGCCGGCGGTCTCGTGCCGGGGTGGCCGTCAACCCCGCTCCCCCCGCGGACGGCCCCGTCGGAAGCCCGCGTGTAACCCGTCCCGGGGTGTCGGCCGCAGCCCCGGCCGGCCCCCGCCTGGCACCCCGGGACCGGGTCCGGTGCTCGGCGCGGTCCGGCCGCGCCCAGGTCAGCGGGCCCGCCGACGGGCACCGGGCGAGCGTGTGTACACAGAGCCCCGGTGAGGGCTCCCCCTCATCCACCGCCGCTGCCGCATCCCCAGCCCTTAGACTCCCTCCTGTGACAGGCTGCGGTCGCGAGGTCGGGAGGCCCCGGCCGTCCGCCGCAAGATGCCGTAGGTCGCTGTAGGTCAGAGAGGAAGCGTCGTCGTGAGCAGCAGGCCATCCCGAGGCGCTGCTCGCCTCGCCGCCATACTCGACGCGCTCCCGGACGGGCTCGTCCTCGTCAACTGCAACGGCACGGTCGTCAACGCCAACACCATCGCCCTCGAGATGTTCGAGGCCCCCGGCACCGCGCTCGTCGGGCGCGGGCTCCTCGACCTGCTGCCGGCGTTCGACTCCAAGCTCATCCCGGGCTCGATGCGTCGCCCCGACTCCGTCGGCAAGCGCGGCCGTACGAAGCCGACCCGGATGGTCGCCCGCCGCACCGACGGCGTCGAGTTCCCCGCGGAGGTGACCAGCGCCGGTCTGGAGGACGGGCGCGCGGCGTACGCATCGCCCGGCACCGGCGGAGGCACCGGCTACACCGGCGACGAACTGCTGATGCTCGTCGTGCGCGACCTGTCCGGCACCGTCGACACCGAGGCCGAACTCGCGCGCTCCCAGCGGCAGACCGAGATGATCCTGCGGGCGGCCGCCGAGGGCGTCGTCGGCACGGACACCGACGGCCGCGTCGTGCTCGTCAACCCGGCCGCCGCCCAGATCCTCGGCTTCCGCGCCAGCGACCTCGGCGGCAAGGAACTGCACCCGCTGGTCCTGCACTCGCGCCCGGACGGCGAGCCGTTCCCGTACGACGAGTCCCCGCTCGCCGACACGCTCAAGTCCGGGCGCAAGCACCGGGTCCGCGGCCAGGTGCTGTGGGCCAAGGACGGCAGGGAGGTGCCGGTCGATCTGACCACCGCGCCGGTGCGCGACGGGGAGCAGCTGGTCGGCGCGGTCATGACGTTCACCGACCGGCGGCCCTACGAGGAGCAGGCTGAGCGGCACGCCGCCGAGATCGCCGAGCGGGACGAGAAGTACAGCACGGACATCGCCGAACTCGACGAGAAGTACGCGACGGACCTGGCCGAGCGGGACCAGCGGCACGCGGCCGAACTGGCGGAGCTGGCCGAGAAGCACACCGCCGAGACGGCGGACAGGGCCGAGAAGTACGCCGCGGAGATCGAGACCCGCGACGAGCGGGAAGCCTCGCTGAACGCCCGGTACGCCCAGCTGGCCGCGGTGCTCGGGGACGCGCTGCGCGGGCCACTTGAGGAGCTGCGCCGCGAACTCGGGAAGCTGGCCGCCGATCCGGCCGGCCAGCTGTGGCCGGAGGCCAACCAGATCCTCCACCACCTGGCCGCGGGCTACGCCCGGATGACGACGCTGGTCGACAACGTCCTGGGCTTCCAGCGGCTGGACTCCGGCGCGGAGCGGCTGCACAAGGCCGTCGTCCTGCTCGACGCGGTGGTGGCCGCGGGTGTCGAGGGCGCGGTCGAGCTGATCGGTCCCGGACGGGCGCAGTTCGCGGTCCACGCCCCGCCGATCGAGGCCGAGGTGGACGGCGTACGGCTGGCGACCGCGCTGGCGCATCTGGTCGCCGACGTCGCGGGGATCGACTCGACGGGCAAGGCGAGGGTGGTACCCGGAACCGGGTACGTCGACTCGACCATCGTGGTCGCCGCGGCGCAGCGGGGCGACGTCGTACGGATCGAGGTGCGCGGTCCCCACTCCGGCGGCGACCCGGTGCACGAGCCCATCGTCCGCGGCATCGTGACGGCACACGGCGGTGTGCTGCAGACGCACGAGGTGCCGGGCACGGGCGGCAGCGCCTATGTCCTGGAGGTGCCGCTCGGCGAGGGAGCCGGCACGGTGGCGCCCCCGGCGGGGCCCCCGGAACAGCAGGCGCCGGCGGGACCCCTGGAGCAGCAGGCTCCGGCTGCCCTCCCGGCGCAGACCACGTCCGGTGGCGGACGGCGGCGGGCCCGGCGCGCCTCGACGGACGCGTTCCTGGAGAGCCCGGTGGGCCCCGGGGACACGCCGGTGCCCCCCGGTTTCCCAGGGCGGCACCAGGCGGATACGGACACGGACGCGAGCGGTGGGGCGGGCGGATCAGCCGGAACCGTACCCGGCGGGCCCACCCCGGCGGCGACCGGCGGCACGGGCCGTCGACGCGGCCGCCCGAGCCCCGCAGAGGCCGAACTGGTCGCGCTCCCGGCTGCACAGGACGGCTTGGTCGTCACCGCGGCGGAGGCCGGAGCCGGCCGCCCGGCGCTGGGTGACACGGTCCCGCCGCAGGGGGTGGGTCCGGAAGCCGCGGCCCGGGAGGGCACCGGGCGGCGGGCCCGGCGCGCCCGCGCGGCACTTCCCGCGCTGCCTTCGGCGGGCTCGGTCCCCGACGCCCCGGCGGCCGTGGGACGGCCGACCGGCCGGAGCGACGGACAGGCCGTCGGACAGCCGGTCGGACAACCTGTCGGACAGGACATCGCCGCGCTGGAACCCGCCGTCACGGCAGCGGCTTCCGGCACCGGTGGCAGCGGCAACGGCAACGGCAGCGGCAGCACGGGTGGCGGCAGCGGAGCACAGCAGGGCGATCGGCGAGCGCGCCGGGCGCTCGCGGCCGGCAACGGCCGGCAGGTTCCCGCGGAGGAACCGCGCGGCCCGTTCGCGCTTCCCCCCGCCGAGGCCGACCGCACCCCGCCGTCAGGTGCTCCCGACGAGGGCCGCCACGACCCGGCGCGCCCGGAGCCGGAATCTGACCACACCCCGCCGCAGCCGCACCCCGTGCCCACCGGGCGCCGGCGGGCCCGCCCGGCCGAGGGCGGAACACCGGGCCAGGGCATCCCCGCGCAGGCCGGCCCGGTGCCACCGCAAACCGGCCCGGTGACCCCGCCGACAAACCCGGTGCCCCCGCCGGCGAGCCCGGCGATGCCCGATGTGCTTGGTCCGGTGCCACCCGCCATCCCCGGTCCGGTGCCACCCGCCGCGCCCGGTCCGGTGCCCAGCCCGGTGCCACCCGCCATCCCCGGTCCGGTGCCCAGCCCGGTACCACCCGCCATCCCCGGTCCGGTGCCCAGCCCGGTACCACCCGCCATCCCCGGTCCGATGACTCCACCGTCCGGCACGGTGACCCCGCCGGCCGGCCCCGCGATGCCCGAAGCGCCCGGTCCGGTGCCGCCCGCCGTGCCCGGCCCCCGTCCCGCAGCGAATACCGCGCACGCCGGTGACACCGGTTCGGTACCGCTGCCCCCGGCGGCGCCGGTCCCGGCCGAGCCGCCCGCACCGTCCCGCCGCGCCGCCCAGCCCCTCCCGGCCGAGGCACCGACTCCCGCGGCCGGGACGGCCACGCCGATGCCCGCCCCGGAGCCGGTGGACCCCGACGCCTCACAGGGCAGGGCGTTCAGCGTGCGCACCCTCGGTCAGGGCGTACCGCTCACCCAGCGGCTCGCCCAGCAGCAGGACCGGCAGGCCGTACCCGCCGTGCCCGCCGTACCCGCCGCATCCCCGCCGCAGGCAGCATCCGGCGGTCAGACCCTCGGCTCCGGCCGCCGCCGAAAACTGGCCACCCGGCAGGAGGGCGAGCGCCAGGTGTCCGAGACGGGGGCGCGACCGCACCCGCACCCTCAACCGGCGCCCGCCCCCAGCCCTGCGCAGCGGCTCGGCGCTCCCACCGAGGGCCGGGCCTACGCGATCGGCGCCCCGGACGAGGGCGCGGAGGGCCCGGAGCCGCTGGACGGCCCCGGTGGCGCGATCGAGGTCGCCAACCGGCCGGCGCCCCTGCCCCTCGACGACGAACTCCCTCCGGAGCCCCTGGACAACCCGCGCCGGCTGCTGGTCTGGCCGGCGCCCGACGCCGCCACCCAGCAGGCACTGAGCGACCGCGGCTACCGTCCGGTGATCGTGCACTCCCGCGAGGAGGTCGACGCGCAGATCGCCGCGTTTCCGGCCGCTCTGTTCGTCGACCCGCTGACCGGGCCTATCACCCGTACCGCGCTGCAGGCGCTCCGTCAGGCCGCGGTGGCGGCCGAGGTCCCCGTGCTGCTGGCGGCGGGGCTGGGCCAGGCGACGCGCGAGGCCGCGTACGGAGCGGACCCCGCCGTGCTGCTGAAGGCCCTGGCGCCGCGCGACAGTGAGCAGCACCCGTCCCGCGTGCTGCTGATCGAGCAGCACGCCGACATCTCCGCCGCGCTGACGGCCACCCTGGAGCGGCGCGGGATGCAGGTCGCGCGGGCGGCGGCCGACGCGGACGCGGTGACGCTCGCCCAGCAGACACGCCCGAACCTTGTGGTC
It encodes the following:
- a CDS encoding MerR family transcriptional regulator, with the translated sequence MTVHWSREAIEALGPTTDVPTAAAIVGVDADIVYAMIRRGEWTMTRVLRLGRRIKIPTRDLIAYLYVPEAATAPIPVVPTACHHAASPQVTASEPHHSCGCILAPAEVIQLRRTTTTALTHR
- a CDS encoding helix-turn-helix transcriptional regulator, producing MNERYAIKTGFTGRPVTAEPHSEIEELLTPEEVSSSTKLALQTLANMRRDRRGPRFIKLGVSVTAPVRYRRSDVEAWLDSQVVETGAG
- a CDS encoding tyrosine-type recombinase/integrase — protein: MKPYKACSCRAPETKKLLGKKCPQLSKKNHGAWYARYEAPHSADGKRRQPRVGPYATEKECKEGLIKVLGRASNPKAHEQRNTTFGEYLDRRLAWRVSEAETGEGLAKKTLDAEREAIDLYGKPGLGHIKVIDLTDEHFRELYAAMRKINKAEEKEDRTEILRRLVGARATRDGRRIHSRPISESRIKRVHAVFHGALTDAVKVSKIRLDNPVEGLWRSKGGKRSKGRAKPLLWSAERVEAWERTGVVPAKVMVWTATQTGNFLDFAEASEERLYPAFHLTSYYGPRRSELVGAEDQHLSLERGWLHILQAQADDELDDTKTEAGWRQVPLDEETVRVHRAWRKRKLEERLQWGEAYEDSGRVYCYEDGKALKPAYLSSRFGILIERYGNIRKRVGKGWPVERIARKYRTTEAAVDVALRMVLPPVRFHDLRHGAATMLIAAGVDDKFVSEVLGHASVAFTKDVYAVVAEEMAADATRRIAAFIPRASRPATVGAISVPSGG
- a CDS encoding SSI family serine proteinase inhibitor, translated to MLRRLVLTAAATTASLAALAAAVPTAGAVRAPIPLPLLDTGPREQDGRSVPGDRLTVTTAETGNPRADGTYELTCGSENGPAGGSHPEARAACDRLAEFATERRDPFRPVDGDAMCTMQHGGPATARITGTWRGQRVDARFDRTNGCEIRRWETLEPVLPTARHDDARTTRTARTARA
- a CDS encoding PAS domain-containing protein, with amino-acid sequence MSSRPSRGAARLAAILDALPDGLVLVNCNGTVVNANTIALEMFEAPGTALVGRGLLDLLPAFDSKLIPGSMRRPDSVGKRGRTKPTRMVARRTDGVEFPAEVTSAGLEDGRAAYASPGTGGGTGYTGDELLMLVVRDLSGTVDTEAELARSQRQTEMILRAAAEGVVGTDTDGRVVLVNPAAAQILGFRASDLGGKELHPLVLHSRPDGEPFPYDESPLADTLKSGRKHRVRGQVLWAKDGREVPVDLTTAPVRDGEQLVGAVMTFTDRRPYEEQAERHAAEIAERDEKYSTDIAELDEKYATDLAERDQRHAAELAELAEKHTAETADRAEKYAAEIETRDEREASLNARYAQLAAVLGDALRGPLEELRRELGKLAADPAGQLWPEANQILHHLAAGYARMTTLVDNVLGFQRLDSGAERLHKAVVLLDAVVAAGVEGAVELIGPGRAQFAVHAPPIEAEVDGVRLATALAHLVADVAGIDSTGKARVVPGTGYVDSTIVVAAAQRGDVVRIEVRGPHSGGDPVHEPIVRGIVTAHGGVLQTHEVPGTGGSAYVLEVPLGEGAGTVAPPAGPPEQQAPAGPLEQQAPAALPAQTTSGGGRRRARRASTDAFLESPVGPGDTPVPPGFPGRHQADTDTDASGGAGGSAGTVPGGPTPAATGGTGRRRGRPSPAEAELVALPAAQDGLVVTAAEAGAGRPALGDTVPPQGVGPEAAAREGTGRRARRARAALPALPSAGSVPDAPAAVGRPTGRSDGQAVGQPVGQPVGQDIAALEPAVTAAASGTGGSGNGNGSGSTGGGSGAQQGDRRARRALAAGNGRQVPAEEPRGPFALPPAEADRTPPSGAPDEGRHDPARPEPESDHTPPQPHPVPTGRRRARPAEGGTPGQGIPAQAGPVPPQTGPVTPPTNPVPPPASPAMPDVLGPVPPAIPGPVPPAAPGPVPSPVPPAIPGPVPSPVPPAIPGPVPSPVPPAIPGPMTPPSGTVTPPAGPAMPEAPGPVPPAVPGPRPAANTAHAGDTGSVPLPPAAPVPAEPPAPSRRAAQPLPAEAPTPAAGTATPMPAPEPVDPDASQGRAFSVRTLGQGVPLTQRLAQQQDRQAVPAVPAVPAASPPQAASGGQTLGSGRRRKLATRQEGERQVSETGARPHPHPQPAPAPSPAQRLGAPTEGRAYAIGAPDEGAEGPEPLDGPGGAIEVANRPAPLPLDDELPPEPLDNPRRLLVWPAPDAATQQALSDRGYRPVIVHSREEVDAQIAAFPAALFVDPLTGPITRTALQALRQAAVAAEVPVLLAAGLGQATREAAYGADPAVLLKALAPRDSEQHPSRVLLIEQHADISAALTATLERRGMQVARAAADADAVTLAQQTRPNLVVMDLMQVRRRRAGIIDWLRASGQLNRTPLVVYTSAGLDQAELPKLSSGETVLFLAERSTSAEVQDRIVDLLAKIGTN